A portion of the Suricata suricatta isolate VVHF042 chromosome 11, meerkat_22Aug2017_6uvM2_HiC, whole genome shotgun sequence genome contains these proteins:
- the LOC115271713 gene encoding membrane-spanning 4-domains subfamily A member 4A-like, with protein sequence MATMHGQEETTLEAGPGRYQPEQSAVIQSHLWKRMPEKFMKGEPKVLGVVQILIATVNFSLEMIKMSATLTFSYHSHFVSVQDVSKILGPVMFIISGSLSVVAGVRTTKGLIQTSLALNIFSSVMAGAMLYFAIPDLDEFKGFIYSCRFQHRFESCAMAMSILASPNILVFLLNILEFFIALSLAAFGCKVTCCNPGGVVFIMPSKPDKAEAASPAPFTEL encoded by the exons ATGGCAACCATGCACGGACAAGAAGAAACCACGCTAGAGGCTGGCCCTGGTAGGTACCAGCCGGAGCAGTCTGCTGTTATCCAGTCACATCTGTGGAAAAGAATGCCCGAGAAGTTTATGAAGGGGGAGCCTAAAGTCCTTGGG GTCGTGCAGATCCTGATTGCCACGGTGAACTTTAGCTTGGAAATGATAAAGATGAGTGCCACATTGACATTTTCTTATCACTCACATTTTGTTTCAGTTCAGGATGTGAGCAAAATTCTGGGGCCTGTGATG TTTATTATTTCAGGATCCTTGTCAGTTGTAGCAGGAGTTAGAACTACAAAAGGTCTG atCCAGACTAGCCTGGCATTAAACATCTTCAGTTCTGTCATGGCTGGAGCAATGCTCTACTTCGCTATCCCTGACTTGGATGAGTTTAAAGGGTTTATCTACTCCTGCAGATTTCAGCACAGGTTTGAGAGTTGTGCCATGGCCATGTCCATTTTAGCG AGTCCGAATATTCTGGTGTTTCTTTTGAACATCCTAGAGTTCTTCATTGCTCTGTCCCTAGCTGCCTTTGGATGCAAAGTCACCTGCTGTAATCCTGGCGGG GTTGTGTTCATTATGCCATCAAAACCCGACAAGGCAGAAGCAGCATCTCCCGCACCATTTACAGAGCTCTGA